One Monomorium pharaonis isolate MP-MQ-018 chromosome 4, ASM1337386v2, whole genome shotgun sequence DNA segment encodes these proteins:
- the LOC105838563 gene encoding proline-rich protein 4, giving the protein MGHAGHVRFLLPFFMATAMSVSIQNDYDRNVYKYQHFPPTYVHRIVPFYKRQNRDNYIVEKNIYNTNIEPRTEQEIIKDSQPSGSQVQHFKRELEGGYDKNFAIELNNGAENVQSVHNYPVLNNDHKTVTIVKKIAVPYPVEKTIRYPVIKKILYPVKVPVPQPYAIEKQIPYPVKVFVKVPIKIPRPVPIFKEIPYPVQVPVDRPVPVKVYVPKPYPIERKIHYEVKVPVLQPYPIERRVPIPVKIPVHVPQPYPVEKIVHYPVKIMVDKPVPFPVSKPYPVAIAKPVPYPVEKPVPIPIKVRVERPVPIPVDQPVPYKVKVPVPAPYPVEKKIPYAVEKFVPVPIKIPVERPVPIHVSKPVEYHVEKSVPYPVKIPVEVPIDESIKYQ; this is encoded by the exons ATGGGACACGCG GGACACGTAAGGTTTTTATTACCATTCTTTATGGCTACTGCAATGAGTGTTTCAATTCAGAACGACTATGatagaaatgtatataaatatcaacaCTTTCCTCCAACATATGTTCATCGAATTGTGCCTTTTTACAAGAGGCAAAATAGGGACAATTATATcgtagaaaaaaacatttacaacACAAATATTGAGCCCAGAACCGAACAAGAGATTATTAAAGATAGCCAGC CTTCAGGATCTCAAGTTCAACACTTTAAACGAGAGCTCGAAGGTGGGTACgacaaaaattttgctatTGAATTGAATAATGGAGCTGAAAATGTACAAAGCGTACATAATTATCCAGTATTAAATAACGATCACAAAACTGTCacgattgtaaaaaaaatcgcagtACCGTATCCCGTAGAGAAGACTATTCGATATCCTgtaatcaagaaaatattgtatccGGTCAAAGTGCCGGTTCCGCAGCCGTACGCGATCGAGAAGCAAATACCATATCCCGTCAAGGTCTTCGTCAAAGTTCCTATTAAAATTCCACGGCCGGTACCGATCTTCAAAGAAATCCCGTATCCGGTTCAAGTGCCGGTGGATCGTCCTGTCCCGGTCAAGGTGTACGTTCCGAAACCGTATCCCATCGAGAGAAAGATACATTATGAGGTGAAGGTCCCAGTACTGCAACCGTACCCGATAGAACGAAGAGTGCCGATACCGGTGAAGATACCAGTACACGTGCCTCAGCCCTATCCGGTCGAGAAAATCGTTCATTATCCTGTGAAGATCATGGTGGACAAACCGGTACCTTTCCCGGTGTCAAAGCCATATCCGGTGGCGATTGCGAAGCCGGTCCCGTACCCCGTTGAGAAGCCGGTACCGATTCCGATCAAAGTAAGGGTAGAGAGACCAGTACCGATTCCGGTGGACCAGCCGGTGCCGTACAAGGTGAAGGTTCCAGTACCGGCGCCATACCCGGTCGAAAAAAAGATACCATATGCCGTTGAGAAATTCGTACCTGTACCGATAAAGATACCGGTAGAGAGGCCCGTGCCGATTCACGTGAGCAAGCCGGTCGAGTATCACGTAGAAAAATCCGTTCCCTATCCGGTTAAGATACCGGTCGAGGTGCCGATAGACGAGAGTATCAAATACCAATAG